The following proteins are encoded in a genomic region of Hymenobacter siberiensis:
- a CDS encoding carbonic anhydrase, whose translation MAGISEILENNKHWVASRNAEDPEFFQRLANGQSPKYLFIGCSDSRVPASGITGTGPGEMFVHRNIANLVVHTDMNLLSVLQYAVEVLGVKDILVCGHYGCGGVAAAAANKQYGLIDNWLVNIRDVIRLHEAEYLREKDDTARLRRLVELNVMEQVRNLAKTNIIQNAMRGENPPRLHGLVYDIADGVLKDLNVDGEDVITDMEHIYATEVQDHDPATDETPELTPAGVADGE comes from the coding sequence ATGGCTGGTATCAGCGAAATTCTCGAAAATAACAAGCATTGGGTGGCATCTAGAAACGCGGAGGACCCCGAATTTTTCCAGCGCCTGGCCAATGGCCAGAGCCCCAAGTACCTGTTCATCGGCTGTTCCGATTCGCGGGTGCCGGCCTCCGGCATCACCGGCACGGGCCCGGGCGAGATGTTTGTGCACCGCAACATTGCCAACCTGGTGGTGCACACCGACATGAACCTGCTGAGCGTGCTGCAATATGCCGTGGAAGTGCTGGGCGTGAAAGACATTCTGGTGTGCGGGCACTACGGCTGCGGCGGCGTGGCTGCGGCGGCGGCCAACAAGCAGTATGGTCTGATTGACAACTGGTTGGTGAATATCCGCGACGTTATCCGGCTGCACGAAGCCGAGTACCTGCGCGAGAAGGACGACACGGCCCGCCTGCGCCGTCTCGTGGAGCTGAACGTGATGGAGCAGGTGCGCAACCTGGCCAAAACCAACATCATCCAGAATGCCATGCGCGGCGAAAACCCGCCCCGCCTACACGGCCTCGTTTACGACATCGCCGATGGTGTGCTGAAGGACCTGAATGTGGACGGCGAAGATGTGATAACCGATATGGAGCACATTTACGCCACCGAGGTACAGGACCACGACCCTGCTACCGACGAAACCCCTGAGCTAACCCCGGCCGGAGTAGCCGATGGCGAGTAG
- a CDS encoding carbonic anhydrase, translating to MTAINQLLQNNQRWMAAKASRDPAYFTRRVAGFAPKYLFIGCSDLGVAASELLGLKPGEVLTHSNVANLVAHSDMSLLSVLQYAVQNTAIEDIIVCGSYNCAGVAAAAAHQQHGLLDSWLTQVRDVVRLHEKELLRIGDDAARLRRLVELNVMEQVRNLAKTNLVQNATQAGRTLRLHGLVYEAATGQLNNLNVDAISGWAEIYATHPPAAAPRLMVSRGTRPLVADRAASGSLNGHRRRSA from the coding sequence ATGACCGCCATCAATCAGCTTCTGCAAAACAACCAACGGTGGATGGCTGCGAAAGCCAGCCGGGACCCGGCTTATTTCACCAGGCGCGTGGCCGGTTTCGCCCCGAAATACCTGTTCATCGGCTGCTCTGATTTGGGCGTGGCTGCCAGCGAGCTGCTGGGCCTGAAGCCCGGTGAAGTGCTGACGCACAGCAACGTGGCCAATCTGGTAGCGCACTCCGACATGAGCCTGCTCAGTGTGTTACAGTACGCCGTGCAAAACACGGCTATCGAAGACATCATCGTGTGTGGCAGCTACAATTGCGCCGGGGTAGCTGCTGCCGCCGCGCATCAGCAACACGGCTTGCTCGATAGCTGGCTTACGCAGGTGCGCGACGTGGTGCGGCTGCACGAAAAGGAGCTGCTGCGCATCGGCGACGACGCGGCCCGTCTGCGCCGTCTCGTGGAGTTGAACGTGATGGAGCAAGTGCGTAACCTGGCCAAAACCAACCTCGTCCAGAATGCCACCCAGGCCGGCCGCACGCTTCGCCTGCACGGCCTGGTGTACGAAGCGGCTACCGGCCAGCTGAACAACCTGAACGTGGATGCCATCAGCGGCTGGGCCGAAATTTATGCCACGCACCCACCAGCGGCCGCCCCCCGGCTCATGGTTTCGCGCGGAACGCGGCCGCTGGTGGCAGACCGGGCGGCCAGCGGCAGCCTGAACGGCCACCGCCGCCGCAGTGCCTGA
- a CDS encoding SulP family inorganic anion transporter: MTQVISSPAQTGTPIAAPVAPGKPRPKASLFSTIGQDAPAGLVVFLVALPLCLGISLASGAPLLAGVIAGIVGGLVVSLLSGSAVSVSGPAAGLTVVVLSAISSLGSWPAVLAATAVAGVIQMGLGLARAGIIALYFPAAVIRGMLAAIGIILILKQIPHFLGADTDYFEDMDFLQFNGQNTFSAIAAAARALSAGSVLVGVASLALLLLWNTAPIRRQSWSRLVPGALVAVVVAVGLNQLLKTIAPDWQVLPKHLVKLPVLSSLGQLAGEMILPDFSALRNPATYGVAFTIAIVASLETLLSVEAVDNLDPQKRHTPTNRELLAQGAGNLVSGLLGGLPLTAVIVRSSANVAAGAQSKVSAFIHGLLLLISLLFLGAVLNLIPLSALAAVLLLVGFKLTSPALYRKQWQLGREQFIPFIITIVAVLFTDLLKGVSIGLALGFFFILRDNAKAGSYLRRDEAADTAEGEDGRQLHLRLPEHVSFLNKASIVTTLEQLPANSRVILDGTRSDVIDHDVLEAIEAFRQAAPARGIELETRGIRQVALGTH; this comes from the coding sequence ATGACCCAGGTAATTTCTTCGCCGGCCCAAACCGGTACTCCCATTGCGGCCCCGGTAGCGCCCGGCAAACCCCGGCCGAAAGCCTCGCTATTCAGTACCATCGGGCAGGATGCACCAGCGGGGCTAGTGGTTTTTCTGGTGGCGCTGCCGCTGTGCCTGGGCATTTCGCTGGCCTCGGGCGCACCGCTGCTCGCGGGCGTGATTGCGGGCATCGTGGGTGGCCTGGTAGTGAGCTTGTTGAGCGGCTCGGCGGTGAGCGTGAGCGGGCCGGCGGCCGGCCTCACGGTGGTGGTGCTGTCGGCTATTTCGTCGCTGGGCTCGTGGCCGGCGGTGCTGGCGGCCACGGCCGTGGCCGGCGTTATCCAGATGGGGCTGGGGCTGGCCCGGGCCGGCATTATTGCCCTTTACTTTCCGGCGGCCGTGATTCGCGGGATGCTGGCAGCCATTGGCATTATTCTTATTCTGAAGCAGATTCCACACTTCCTTGGAGCCGATACCGACTACTTTGAGGACATGGACTTTCTGCAATTCAACGGGCAGAATACGTTCTCGGCCATTGCGGCGGCGGCGCGGGCGCTCAGCGCCGGCTCGGTGCTGGTGGGCGTGGCGTCGCTGGCGCTGCTGCTGCTGTGGAATACCGCTCCCATCCGGCGGCAGTCGTGGTCGCGGCTGGTGCCGGGCGCTCTGGTGGCCGTGGTGGTGGCCGTGGGCCTCAATCAGCTGCTGAAAACCATCGCGCCCGATTGGCAGGTGCTGCCCAAGCACCTCGTGAAGCTGCCGGTGCTGTCGTCGCTGGGCCAGTTGGCCGGCGAAATGATTCTTCCCGATTTCAGCGCCCTGCGCAACCCCGCTACCTACGGCGTGGCCTTCACCATTGCCATCGTGGCCTCGCTCGAAACGCTGCTCAGCGTGGAGGCCGTGGACAACCTCGACCCGCAAAAGCGCCACACGCCCACCAACCGCGAGCTGCTGGCCCAGGGCGCGGGCAACCTTGTCAGCGGCTTGCTAGGCGGCCTGCCGCTTACGGCGGTTATTGTGCGCTCATCGGCCAACGTGGCGGCCGGTGCGCAAAGCAAAGTGTCGGCCTTTATTCACGGCCTGTTGCTGCTCATCAGCCTGCTGTTTCTGGGCGCGGTGCTGAACCTGATTCCGCTCTCGGCGCTGGCGGCGGTGCTGCTGCTGGTAGGCTTCAAGCTCACCTCACCCGCCCTCTACCGCAAGCAGTGGCAGCTGGGCCGCGAGCAGTTCATTCCCTTCATTATCACCATCGTGGCCGTGCTCTTTACCGACTTGCTCAAGGGCGTGAGCATTGGGCTGGCGCTGGGCTTCTTCTTTATCCTGCGCGATAACGCCAAGGCCGGCTCCTACCTACGCCGCGACGAAGCCGCCGACACCGCCGAAGGCGAGGATGGCCGCCAGCTGCATCTGCGCCTGCCCGAGCACGTTTCGTTCCTCAACAAGGCCAGCATTGTGACCACGCTAGAGCAGCTGCCCGCCAACAGCCGCGTTATCCTCGATGGCACCCGTTCCGATGTTATCGACCACGATGTGCTCGAAGCCATCGAGGCGTTTCGCCAGGCCGCCCCGGCCCGGGGAATCGAGCTGGAGACGCGTGGCATTCGCCAGGTAGCGCTGGGCACGCACTAG
- a CDS encoding sensor histidine kinase: MSIRLRLALQFGSILAVTLLLFALVIYFATQQSRRNQFTQTLFKRTLVVGHAYVGGQNDLDDVGEQASYRRYLRQLYRTLPAEQGRVYDAKNQLVFREGQGAAQPVPPAWLAEVRRTGQAVLEPETNYHETVGLLYRDAQLGPLVVVASSVDEDSRQQLRELQQLLALGLLVAVAAAGVGSWFFAGQALRPLRRMVWEVDGITATDLSQRLTRTGEATDEIGRLTQRFNRLLDRLEAAFVGQRTFVRDASHELRTPLTALIGELEVALLQAERPLAEYRRVLQSTLDSARQLNSLTNGLLQIARASDDPSQVPMAAVRLDELLLQAHEQLLRRYPTSRVDLNFGEADSFIVHGNEALLLSAVLNILDNACKFSRQTGGTVTATLARSRKHLSLLVSDEGPGLSAADLQQVFVPFFRAASARAVPGHGIGLPLAARIMALHSGTVRVESEPGQGTQVWLEWPII, encoded by the coding sequence AATCGCGCCGTAACCAGTTCACCCAAACCCTGTTTAAGCGCACGCTGGTGGTGGGGCACGCCTACGTGGGCGGGCAGAATGACCTCGACGATGTGGGCGAGCAGGCGTCGTATCGCCGCTACCTGCGCCAGCTTTACCGCACGCTGCCCGCCGAGCAGGGTAGGGTATATGATGCGAAAAACCAACTGGTTTTCCGGGAAGGGCAGGGGGCGGCCCAACCCGTGCCACCGGCTTGGCTGGCCGAGGTGCGCCGCACCGGCCAGGCCGTGCTGGAGCCCGAAACCAACTACCATGAAACCGTGGGCCTCCTCTACCGCGATGCCCAGTTGGGTCCGCTGGTAGTGGTGGCCTCGTCGGTAGATGAGGACAGCCGCCAGCAACTGCGCGAGCTGCAGCAGCTGTTGGCTTTGGGCTTGCTGGTAGCGGTGGCGGCGGCCGGGGTAGGCAGCTGGTTTTTTGCCGGTCAGGCCCTGCGCCCGTTGCGTCGCATGGTGTGGGAGGTCGACGGTATTACGGCCACGGACCTGAGCCAGCGCCTGACCCGTACCGGCGAAGCCACCGACGAAATTGGCCGCCTCACCCAGCGCTTCAACCGCCTGCTCGACCGCCTGGAGGCGGCTTTTGTGGGCCAGCGCACCTTCGTACGCGACGCCTCGCACGAGCTGCGCACGCCGCTCACCGCCCTCATCGGCGAGCTGGAAGTAGCATTACTGCAAGCCGAGCGGCCGCTCGCCGAATACCGCCGCGTGCTGCAAAGCACCCTCGATTCGGCCCGGCAGCTCAACAGCCTCACCAATGGCCTGCTGCAAATTGCCCGCGCCTCCGACGACCCCTCGCAGGTGCCCATGGCCGCCGTGCGCCTCGATGAGCTGCTGCTGCAAGCCCACGAGCAGCTGCTGCGCCGCTACCCTACCTCCCGCGTCGACCTCAATTTTGGCGAGGCCGACTCCTTTATCGTGCACGGCAACGAGGCGCTGCTGCTATCGGCCGTGCTCAATATTCTGGATAATGCCTGCAAGTTCTCGCGCCAGACCGGCGGCACCGTCACGGCCACGCTGGCCCGCAGCCGCAAGCATCTGTCGCTGCTGGTGAGCGACGAAGGTCCCGGGCTGTCGGCGGCCGATTTGCAGCAGGTGTTTGTGCCGTTTTTCCGGGCGGCCTCGGCGCGGGCAGTGCCGGGGCACGGCATTGGACTGCCGCTGGCGGCCCGCATCATGGCGCTGCACAGCGGCACGGTGCGCGTGGAAAGCGAGCCCGGCCAGGGCACGCAGGTGTGGCTGGAATGGCCGATTATTTGA